A part of Curtobacterium sp. MCLR17_036 genomic DNA contains:
- a CDS encoding replication-associated recombination protein A yields the protein MRAPTTGGRAGLAQGSVPLAVRMRPTSLDEVAGQQHLLGRGSPLVQLASGTRENPGGVSVILWGPPGTGKTTLAQAIARQSGREFVELSAVTAGVKDVREVMEKALTHRDLYGSTTVLFLDEIHRFSKAQQDALLPGVENGWVILIAATTENPSFSVISPLLSRSLLLTLKPLTDADLGMLVDRAVEDPRGLGGAVVLGDEARGAIIRLASGDARRALTALEAAAASATAAQDDEDDTVPVVDADTVAAAVDRALLRYDRQGDEHYDVISAFIKSVRGSDVDAALHYLARMIEAGEDSRFIARRIIISASEDIGMADPQALPIAVAAAQAVQLIGMPEGRIPLAEAVVYLATAPKSNAAYNGVNQAMADVKAGRMGTVPMHLRDAHYAGAKRLGHGKGYVYSHDAEHGVAEQQYLPDALEGTEYYTPTTNGYEREVGPRLERLRKITRGH from the coding sequence ATGCGTGCCCCCACGACGGGTGGTCGCGCCGGTCTCGCGCAGGGCTCCGTCCCGCTCGCGGTCCGGATGCGCCCCACCAGCCTCGACGAGGTCGCCGGGCAGCAGCACCTGCTCGGGCGCGGGTCGCCCCTCGTGCAGCTGGCGTCCGGCACGCGTGAGAACCCCGGCGGTGTCTCGGTGATCCTCTGGGGACCGCCCGGCACCGGCAAGACGACCCTGGCGCAGGCGATCGCACGGCAGTCCGGGCGCGAGTTCGTCGAGCTGTCCGCGGTGACGGCCGGCGTGAAGGACGTGCGCGAGGTCATGGAGAAGGCCCTCACCCACCGCGACCTGTACGGGTCGACGACCGTCCTGTTCCTCGACGAGATCCACCGCTTCAGCAAGGCCCAGCAGGACGCCCTGCTGCCCGGGGTCGAGAACGGGTGGGTGATCCTCATCGCCGCCACCACCGAGAACCCGTCGTTCTCGGTGATCTCCCCGCTGCTGTCCCGTTCGCTGCTCCTCACGCTCAAGCCGCTCACCGACGCCGACCTCGGCATGCTCGTCGACCGCGCGGTCGAGGACCCGCGCGGGCTCGGCGGCGCCGTCGTGCTCGGCGACGAGGCACGCGGCGCGATCATCCGGTTGGCCTCGGGCGACGCCCGGCGCGCCCTCACCGCACTCGAGGCCGCAGCGGCGTCCGCCACCGCTGCCCAGGACGACGAGGACGACACCGTCCCCGTGGTCGACGCGGACACCGTCGCCGCAGCCGTCGACCGCGCGCTGCTCCGGTACGACCGGCAGGGCGACGAGCACTACGACGTCATCAGCGCGTTCATCAAGTCGGTGCGGGGGAGCGACGTCGACGCGGCGCTGCACTACCTGGCGCGGATGATCGAGGCGGGCGAGGACTCGCGGTTCATCGCCCGGCGCATCATCATCTCGGCCTCCGAGGACATCGGCATGGCCGACCCGCAGGCGCTGCCCATCGCCGTCGCCGCGGCCCAGGCGGTGCAGCTCATCGGCATGCCCGAGGGCCGCATCCCGCTGGCGGAGGCCGTGGTCTACCTGGCCACCGCACCGAAGTCGAACGCCGCCTACAACGGTGTGAACCAGGCGATGGCCGACGTCAAGGCCGGGCGCATGGGCACCGTGCCGATGCACCTGCGTGACGCGCACTACGCCGGGGCGAAGCGGCTCGGCCACGGCAAGGGCTACGTCTACTCGCACGACGCCGAGCACGGGGTCGCCGAGCAGCAGTACCTGCCGGACGCCCTCGAGGGCACCGAGTACTACACGCCGACCACGAACGGCTACGAGCGCGAGGTCGGGCCGCGTC